The Thermodesulfobacterium sp. TA1 sequence GAGAATATATATACTTATGATCATAACCATAAGGAAGTTCACCAAGTTTCCATTTAAATCTTTTTTTACAAGTGTTATCTTGACCGGTTTTACACCAACAATCCCTACCCCAATCTCTTAAAGATCGAACGATTTTGGCAAGTTTATCATCGTTAGTTAATACAGCACCACCTTCTCCGGTTGTAATTTGATGTGCAGGATAAAAACTTAACGTAGCTAAATGACCAAAATTTCCGGTATATTTCCATTTATTTTTGTAAAAATATCTGGAACCCAAAGCATCACAGTTATCTTCAATTAACCACAAATCGTTTTCATAACAAAAAGATAATATTTCTTCTATGTTAAACGGATTACCCAACGTATGAGCTAACATAATGGCTTTTGTTTTTTTAGATAAAGCTTTTTTTAATTTTTTACAATCAATATTGTATGTAGGTAATTCTATGTCTACAAATACCGGTATTGCTCCATATTGTATAATAGGAGAGATGGTTGTAGGAAAAGCGGTAGCCGTGGTAATAACTTCATCTCCTCTTTTTATTCTTTTCTCTCCGAGTTCATGAGAAGTTAAAGCCATAAAAGCTAAAAGATTGGCTGATGAACCTGAATTAACGAGTATTACATGTTTAACCTCTAAAAAATTAGCGATTCTTTTTTCAAATTCTTCACAATATCTACCTTCTGTTAGCCAAAATTCTAAAGAAGCTTCTAATAAGTTGTAAATTTCTTTTTCATCAAATATTCTTTGAGCATAATTAATTTTTGATTCTCCTGGTTTGAATACATGTTTTTTACTATGTATAGTTTTATAATAATTTTTAGCAAGATTTTGGGAATAAAAAGAAAAAAGTTCTTTGACTTTGTTTTCGTTTATTTTAGCAAATTTTTTTGTTATATTAAATACTAAAATTGAGGAAACATTGGTAAGATCAAACATTAATTTATCTTCAATAAAACCAAAAGATAAATCATTTTTTTCTATAGATAATAATCTTAAATATAAATTGAAATTGTCATTATCTTTGCATGAAAAAGCAATAAGAACTTTTTCTTTTGAAAGAATGGATACTATAATCCCAGTGTGTAAAATTCCGTTTAATTCAAATTCGACAATATCTCCTACCTCAATGTTACCATCCTTAATAGCCAAAAAATGATCATTATCTTCCATCGTAAAATCTCCTAAGTTTTTAATTTTTATATATAAAATTTTACTCAAATTATTATAAAAGCAAGTATAGTTTTAAATATTAAAGCATACCGTATCCTTCTACGGTTTTTTTACCCCTCAGTCATGAAAGGTGTTTTTATAAGTTCTTTTGGGTCTTCTGTATATTCTTGTAAGGCAAAAATACACTGCGAAAGTTTCTGTCTCTTGTTCTGAATACATTTAAGCCTTCTATTCCTGAAAGACTGCTCAACTTTAGATTACCAAATAAAAGTATTGAAACACAACCAAAAACTTTTTTAATGTGGTGCTCATTAAGTTATCATAATTTATGTGCCAAGAATAACCGGCTTTATAGATTAAAAAGGGAAGTAAAAAGAGGTCCAAAATTATTGGATTAAGCTCAAGTTAAGGGATAGATATGTTTGATTTATAAAGATAGATAGGAGAGGTTAAGTTTAAGCAGGTTAAGCGGTTTAAATAGGTTAAAAAGAGGAGGCTAAGGCAAAAAAAGTGTAAAGACAACAAGAGAGATAATATGCTAAAGAAATTAAAAATTGTTCCGATTTTAAAAAAAACAAAAGAAAATAAGAGATAGATAAGCCTAATAGAGATTAGCTAGGTATTTTGATGGTTTATCATATAAAATTAACAAGGTCTAATAGATTTTATTTGAGAGTTCTACTTTTGACTTTTGGTTTTGAGAAAAAGAGGGGAGAAAGATACCCCAGACCGAGAGTAAACATTTAGAAAAGGCTTTTATGATAAATTTTAAAGACTTGAAAAAATTTTAGGAGTAGTTTATGCTACTAAAAGTAGTAATATTAGCAGGTGGAAGAGGCACAAGGATTTTAGAATTAACAAAATTTCGGCCTAAACCTTTAATTGAACTTGCAGGTTATCCGTTACTGTGGCATATCATGAATTTATATTCTAGACATGGATTTAATGAATTTATCCTTTGTTTAGGATATAAACAAGAAATGATAAAGGAATACTTTTTGGAAAAAGCCTATAAAGTAAAAAAATTTTCATCTAGTAGTTTATATTGTGAAATTGCAAGAGGCGATCTTCAACCTTGGAGGGTTTATTTAATTGATACAGGGGAAGATACTGAAACAGGAGGTAGATTAAAACGTATATCTAAATATTTAGAAAAGGATGAATACTTTTTACTTACCTATGGAGATTGTCTGACAGATGCTAATTTAGCTGATGAGATATATTATCATTTTAAACATAGAAAGTTAGGTACTTATCTATCGGTAAGACCTTATCCTGGGCATAGTTATTTTAAAGATAGTGATGATTGCTATCTTTGTGGGGGATATTTTGTGCTTTCAACTAAAATTTTAAAATTGATAGAAGGAGATAAAACACATTTACATAATGATATTATTGAACCTTTAATCCAAGAGAATAAATGTATTCCTTACATACATAAAGGCTTTTGGTCTTCGGTTGAGACCATAAAAGATAAACAAATTATAGAGAATATTTTTAAAGGAATATAAATATACATTAAGAGGTGAAAAATGTATAATAATGAAATTTTTGATAATCTTTTTATTTTTGAAATGGCAAACAATCATATGGGGGATGTTGAACATGGTTTGCGTATAATTAATGAATTATATAAAATATGTAAAGATTTTCCTCAGTTTAAATTTGCGTTTAAATTTCAATATCGTGATTTAGATAGTTTTATTCATCCAAATTATAAAGAATCCACAGAATTTAAATATATTAAAAGGTTTAAAGAAACAAATTTAACTCCAGAGCAAAGGAAAATTTTAAAAGAAGAGGCCCAAAGATTAGGTTTTTTAACCATTTGTACAGCTTTTGATGAAAAATCCGTTGATTTGGTTGAAGAGCATGGGTACGACATAATAAAAATTGCAAGCTGTTCTTTTACAGACTGGCCTTTACTTGAGAGAATCGTGAAAACAAACTTACCGATTATAGCTTCAACGGCAGGTGCCTCGCTTGAGGACATAGACAGGGTCGTACTTTTTTTTGAAAATAGGAAAAAGGTTTTTGCGCTTATGCATTGTGTAGGAGAGTATCCTACAAGAAAGGAAAATCTTCAATTAAATCAAATAGACCTTTTAAAAAATAGATATCCTAATATTCCTATTGGGTATTCTACCCATGAATCACCAGATAATTTTGATTCTATAAAAATTGCGATAGCTAAAGGGGCAAAAATCTTTGAAAAGCATGTAGCTATAAGTTCGGAAAAATACGGTATAAACGCTTATTCTGCTACACCAGAGCAGATTAGAAAATGGCTTGAGTCAGCCACAGATGCTTTTAGTATGTGTGGTCTATTAGGTCAAAGATATATACCGACGGAAAAAGAAAAATTAGACTTAAAAGGTTTGCAAAGAGGAGTCTTTGCCAAAAGAGATATCAAAAAAGGAGAAAGGATAGACATTTCTAATACATTTTTTGCAATCCCTAATTTTGAGGGTCAGCTGGTTGCAAACGACATGTCTAAGTATCATGAATATATTGCGTTAAAAGACATAAAACCAGGAGAGGCTATCTTGCATTCAGATGTAAGTTTCAGAGAGCTTAGAGGAAGAGTTTTTGAGATTGTAAAAAAAGTCGGAGATATATTGGTTAAAAGTGGAGTGCCTTTGCCTAATAAACTGGAGATGGAGATTTCCCATCATTATGGGATTGACCGGTTTGAAGAAATTGGTTCTGTTATTATTAATTGTATAAACCGTGAGTACTGTAAAAAATTAATAATTCTTCTTCCTAATCAGAAACATCCTGTCCATTATCACCAAAAAAAAGAGGAAGCTTTTCATATTCTATTTGGTGAAATGGAAATAACTTTAAATGACGAAAGAAAATTTTGCAGGAAAGGTGATGTGGTTATTGTGGAAAGAGGGGTTAAGCATTCTTTTAAAACGGATATAGGGGTTATTTTTGAAGAAATATCTACTACCCATTATCCTGATGATTCTTTTTATGAGGACGAAACTATCGTTTTAAATAAAAATAGAAAAACTCCCATCATCGTCTGGACAGATTGGCTGTTAAGGTTATATTAAAGATGAAAATCATTGCTTGGGATGTAGATGATGTTTTAAATAACTTGATGGAAAGCTGGTTTGAGTGGTATAAAATGGGAAAAAATTTAAATTTAAAATATCAAAACTTGAAAGAGAATCCACCTTACAAAATTTTAGGCATATCTCTTGATGAGTATCTTATTTCCCTTGATGAGTTTAGACTTTCTAATTTTTATCAAGAGATGCAACCAAGAGAAGAGGTTTTAAAATGGTTTAAAACATATGGGGAAAAATTTCGTCACATAGCGATTACTTCAACCCCTATATCTACTGCTTCAACTACCTCTCAGTGGGTGTTTAAACATTTTGGGAAATGGATAAGAACCTTTCATTTTGTTCCTTCAAGTAGAAAAGATATTACTGCACCGATCTATGACCAAAATAAAGCGGATTTTTTAAAGTGGTTAGGAAAGGTTGACATATTTATCGATGATAACGAAGAAAATATTAATCAAGCAAAGGCATTAGGAATATTTACTATATTGTTTCCTGCGCCTTGGAATAGTTCAAAAAATACCGAAAAAGAAACATTAGAATTGATTTTTGATTCCAAATAAAAGGTTGGGTTAAGCTTTATAGCTATGATTAAGCTTTCAGATTATGTTATCAATTTTATAGCCTCCCTTGGGGTAGATACGATTTTTCTTCTTCCAGGTGGAGGTTGTATGCATTTGGTTGATTCCCTTGGTAGGAATGCCAAACTTAACTATGTTTGCTGTCTTCACGAACAGGCAGCAGTTATAGCTGCAGATGGATATGCACAATATAAAAATGACCTTGGAGTAGCTTTAGTAACCACAGGGCCTGGTGGAACCAACGCTATAACTGGTGTTGCAGCAAGTTGGATTGATTCTACTCCTCTTTTGGTTATTTCTGGACAGGTAAAAAGAAAAGATATGAGTTTAGGTAAAGGTGTTAGACAAATGGGAGTACAAGAGGTAGATATTGTATCTATGGTTAAGCCTATAACGAAATATGCGTTTACTATAATGGAGCCGGAAAGTATTAGATATCATTTAGAAAAAGCAATATATTTAGCAAAATCAGGCAGACCTGGTCCTGTTTGGATTGATATACCTCTTGATGTGCAAGGTAGTGTAATCGATGAAAACTCTTTGGAAGGATTTCAACCTACAAGTTTTATTTCTAATGAAGTGTCTTCTCTTAATTTAGAGTCTTTAGTAAAAGAAGTTATAAAACTTTTAAACAAAGCTAAAAGACCGGTAATTTTAGCAGGTAAGGGTATAAGACTTGCGAAGGCAGAAGAGGAATTTTTAAAGCTAATAGAGATACTTAAGATACCTGTGCTTCTTACTTGGAGATTAATCGATATAATCCCAGAAGATCATGAGTTAAATTTTGGCCGTCCTGGTTCTATTGCCTCAAGATATGCCAATTTTATACTTCAAAGTGCAGACCTTTTGATTTCTGTCGGTGCACGTCTTGATCTTTCTCAGGTAGGATATAATTATAAATGGTTTGCCAAAAATGCCAAAAAGGTTATTGTTGACATCGATGAAAAGGAAATACAAAAGCTTGAAGGGGTCGATTTACCAATAGTTGCAGATGCAAAGGACTTTTTAAAAGAGTTTTTAAAACAAATAGATAAAGTCGAAAAGGTTAATAGGAGTCCATGGTTAGAGCGATGTAAATACTGGAAAGATAAATATCCTGTTATTTTGCCAGAATATCTTGAAGATTCGCCATATGTAAACACCTATGCCTTTATTGACGTACTGTCTAATTTATTGAACGAAGACGATATTATAGTGCCTGGAAGTTCTGGAAGTTGTTCAGAGATAACTTGTCAAGCTATAAGAATAAAAAAAGGACAAAGAGTGATAAATTCTCCAGGACTCGGTTCAATGGGGTTTGGGCTTCCTCAAAGCATAGGGGTATGTATTGCCAGTGGTAAGAAAAGAACTATATGTATAGTAGGAGATGGTGGCCTCCAACATAACCTGCAGGAGTTAGAAACGATCAAAAGGCTTAATCTTCCTATAAAGGTATTTGTATTAAACAATAATGGTTATGGTTCCATAAGAAATACGCAGAGAAGATTTTTTGAAGGGAGGTTGGTTTGTTGCGACCCTTCTAGTGGTCTTACCCTTCCAGATACTTGTAAAATAGCTTCTGCTTATGGTATAAAGACTATTAGAATTTCAGAACAGAAAAATCTTAAAGATAGAGTAAAAGAAGTTTTGGATATGAATGGTCCTGTCGTGTGTGAAATTATGATCGATCCCGATTTGCAAATCGCTCCAAGGCTATCTTCAGTTATCAAAGAAGACGGCTCTATAGAATCTAAACCACTTGAAGACCTATGGCCATTTTTAGAAAAAGAGGAGTTAGAAAAGGAGCTTCAATTTGATAACGATACTTAAATATTTTGTCTAAATGACGTTAAAAGAGTTAATCGAAAAAATTGAAAGTTTTATAGCTAATCCTTCTGAGGGTTTACCAGAAGAAATCTTTCTTTTAATTAGTAGAATAACTCCTCTTATAAATGTGGATTTGTTAATAAAAAATGAGAAAAATGAAACCCTTTTGACATGGAGAGAGGATAAATATTATGGTCCAGGGTGGCATGTTCCTGGAGGTATAATTCGGTATAAAGAAAAAATAGAAGAAAGAATAAACAAAGTTGCGCTTATAGAATTAGGAGCTAAGGTGGAATTTGAAGCCGAACCTCTTTGTATAAATGAGATTATAGTTGAAAGAAAAGAAAGGGGACATTTTATTTCATTATTATATAAATGTAAACTTTTATCACCTCCTTCCGAAAAAATTAAATATAAAGGCTTTGGCAGACCTAAAAATGGAGAGTGGATGTGGCATAAGGGTTGTCCTAAAAATTTGATTAAGGTCCATCATATTTATAAAAAATATATAGATTTATGAGAAAAACTTGTAGAATCTGTAAAAATAGATTATTTGAAAAGCCGATTTTTGAATTAAAAAACCAACCTAAGAGTGCTCAACAATTACCAGATAAGAAAGGCTTGCAAAAAGACAGAGGATTAACCCTAAAAGTTTTTCAATGTTCAGGGTGTGGTGTGATTCAACTTAATAGAAAGCCGGTTAATTATTATAGAGAAGTTATTAGAGCTATAGGTATATCTAAAGATATGGTTAATTTTAGAAAAGATTATTTTAGAAGATTTATAGAAAAATATGATCTTGAAGACAAAAAAATTATTGAAATCGGTTGTGGAAAGGGTGAATATCTTGAAATACTAAATTCATTATCTGTAGAAGTTTATGGTCTCGAATACTCTGAAGAATCGGTATTAGTTTGTAAAAATAAAGGTTTAAAGGTGTTTAGAGGTTTTATAGAAAATGAACGATATAAAATAAAAGGAGCTCCATACGATGTTTTTTTGTGCCTAAGTTTTTTAGAGCACATACCAAATCCCAATCAATTTTTAAGAGGTATTTGGAGGAACCTTTCTGATGAAGGTTTAGGATTGATAGAAGTTCCTAATTTTGATATGATAGCAAGAAAGAAATTATTTTCAGAATTCATTACAGACCATATTTTTTATTTTACTAAAGATACTCTTAAAACCACTTTGGAAATAAACGGG is a genomic window containing:
- the rfbH gene encoding lipopolysaccharide biosynthesis protein RfbH, with the translated sequence MEDNDHFLAIKDGNIEVGDIVEFELNGILHTGIIVSILSKEKVLIAFSCKDNDNFNLYLRLLSIEKNDLSFGFIEDKLMFDLTNVSSILVFNITKKFAKINENKVKELFSFYSQNLAKNYYKTIHSKKHVFKPGESKINYAQRIFDEKEIYNLLEASLEFWLTEGRYCEEFEKRIANFLEVKHVILVNSGSSANLLAFMALTSHELGEKRIKRGDEVITTATAFPTTISPIIQYGAIPVFVDIELPTYNIDCKKLKKALSKKTKAIMLAHTLGNPFNIEEILSFCYENDLWLIEDNCDALGSRYFYKNKWKYTGNFGHLATLSFYPAHQITTGEGGAVLTNDDKLAKIVRSLRDWGRDCWCKTGQDNTCKKRFKWKLGELPYGYDHKYIYSRFGYNLKMTELQASIGCAQIEKLPFFIKRRKENWQLLKDLLSDLSNVFILPEPTPNSDPCWFGFLLTIKNDKKILREKLVKFLENNKIQTRGLFAGNILKHPCFKDLQSSKKSYKIIDKLNNSNKVLLSSFWIGVSPGITEEMIYYMTNKIKEGIKVAKA
- a CDS encoding sugar phosphate nucleotidyltransferase → MLLKVVILAGGRGTRILELTKFRPKPLIELAGYPLLWHIMNLYSRHGFNEFILCLGYKQEMIKEYFLEKAYKVKKFSSSSLYCEIARGDLQPWRVYLIDTGEDTETGGRLKRISKYLEKDEYFLLTYGDCLTDANLADEIYYHFKHRKLGTYLSVRPYPGHSYFKDSDDCYLCGGYFVLSTKILKLIEGDKTHLHNDIIEPLIQENKCIPYIHKGFWSSVETIKDKQIIENIFKGI
- a CDS encoding N-acetylneuraminate synthase family protein; translation: MYNNEIFDNLFIFEMANNHMGDVEHGLRIINELYKICKDFPQFKFAFKFQYRDLDSFIHPNYKESTEFKYIKRFKETNLTPEQRKILKEEAQRLGFLTICTAFDEKSVDLVEEHGYDIIKIASCSFTDWPLLERIVKTNLPIIASTAGASLEDIDRVVLFFENRKKVFALMHCVGEYPTRKENLQLNQIDLLKNRYPNIPIGYSTHESPDNFDSIKIAIAKGAKIFEKHVAISSEKYGINAYSATPEQIRKWLESATDAFSMCGLLGQRYIPTEKEKLDLKGLQRGVFAKRDIKKGERIDISNTFFAIPNFEGQLVANDMSKYHEYIALKDIKPGEAILHSDVSFRELRGRVFEIVKKVGDILVKSGVPLPNKLEMEISHHYGIDRFEEIGSVIINCINREYCKKLIILLPNQKHPVHYHQKKEEAFHILFGEMEITLNDERKFCRKGDVVIVERGVKHSFKTDIGVIFEEISTTHYPDDSFYEDETIVLNKNRKTPIIVWTDWLLRLY
- a CDS encoding thiamine pyrophosphate-binding protein, with the protein product MIKLSDYVINFIASLGVDTIFLLPGGGCMHLVDSLGRNAKLNYVCCLHEQAAVIAADGYAQYKNDLGVALVTTGPGGTNAITGVAASWIDSTPLLVISGQVKRKDMSLGKGVRQMGVQEVDIVSMVKPITKYAFTIMEPESIRYHLEKAIYLAKSGRPGPVWIDIPLDVQGSVIDENSLEGFQPTSFISNEVSSLNLESLVKEVIKLLNKAKRPVILAGKGIRLAKAEEEFLKLIEILKIPVLLTWRLIDIIPEDHELNFGRPGSIASRYANFILQSADLLISVGARLDLSQVGYNYKWFAKNAKKVIVDIDEKEIQKLEGVDLPIVADAKDFLKEFLKQIDKVEKVNRSPWLERCKYWKDKYPVILPEYLEDSPYVNTYAFIDVLSNLLNEDDIIVPGSSGSCSEITCQAIRIKKGQRVINSPGLGSMGFGLPQSIGVCIASGKKRTICIVGDGGLQHNLQELETIKRLNLPIKVFVLNNNGYGSIRNTQRRFFEGRLVCCDPSSGLTLPDTCKIASAYGIKTIRISEQKNLKDRVKEVLDMNGPVVCEIMIDPDLQIAPRLSSVIKEDGSIESKPLEDLWPFLEKEELEKELQFDNDT
- a CDS encoding NUDIX domain-containing protein, which gives rise to MTLKELIEKIESFIANPSEGLPEEIFLLISRITPLINVDLLIKNEKNETLLTWREDKYYGPGWHVPGGIIRYKEKIEERINKVALIELGAKVEFEAEPLCINEIIVERKERGHFISLLYKCKLLSPPSEKIKYKGFGRPKNGEWMWHKGCPKNLIKVHHIYKKYIDL
- a CDS encoding class I SAM-dependent methyltransferase, whose amino-acid sequence is MRKTCRICKNRLFEKPIFELKNQPKSAQQLPDKKGLQKDRGLTLKVFQCSGCGVIQLNRKPVNYYREVIRAIGISKDMVNFRKDYFRRFIEKYDLEDKKIIEIGCGKGEYLEILNSLSVEVYGLEYSEESVLVCKNKGLKVFRGFIENERYKIKGAPYDVFLCLSFLEHIPNPNQFLRGIWRNLSDEGLGLIEVPNFDMIARKKLFSEFITDHIFYFTKDTLKTTLEINGFEVLEIKEIWYDYIISAIVRKKRKLNFYFEETLNHIKAAVENFIKKYQKVAVWGAGHQSLALLALLDLKNKVSYVVDSATFKQNKYTPATHIPIYAPERLLKDPVDCILIMAGSYSDEVANIIINEMKIKQPIGMIKGNRLKIINRG